The sequence CGCCGCCTTTTCGCCTTTCCCCTCCCCTCCCCGGGCCCCGCCCCTCCCCACCCCACTCCCCCATCGCCGACTCCCCGGCCCCCCGCCTCGCCGCCCCGGCTCGGCCCCCGGCCCGCCGCCGTGATTGCGCCGTTCCTATCCCGCCCGCTGTGGGGGCAGCGACGGCTGGAGGAACAGCATCCGCTCCACCAGGCGCAGGAACATGGCGGCGTCGCGCAGCAGATCGTCGGCGTCCCGGCGGCAGGCCGCGCCGGTTATACCGGCCTCGGCTTTCGCCCGGCGGGCGGCACCGGCGGCGAAGAGGGCGCTCCACTCGGCGAGTTCGGGCGCGACCTCGGGAAGAACCTCCCAGGCACTGCGGATACGCTGCCTGCGGCGCACGGTGCTCTCCGGCCGGCCGCGGACGGCGAGGA is a genomic window of Streptomyces sp. Edi2 containing:
- a CDS encoding SAV_6107 family HEPN domain-containing protein, producing the protein MAARPSGGSSAAYGPPSDVHPVLRRAAAPPAALTLLTQAQQGLDEAQTLETPNEQFATAHLAALRTAAAVLAVRGRPESTVRRRQRIRSAWEVLPEVAPELAEWSALFAAGAARRAKAEAGITGAACRRDADDLLRDAAMFLRLVERMLFLQPSLPPQRAG